DNA sequence from the Candidatus Equadaptatus faecalis genome:
GCCGGCTCCGATTACCAGAATATCCTGAATTCCTTTATGAACCGCCATAGGGACATGCGTAATCATTTCATCGTAAATGAACTCGTCGCGCTCCGTCAGCTGTACGTTGCCGTTAAGCGCGAGAACGCGCCCGTACTCCGGCGTTTCAAAAATGTCAATCTGCTGATAATCGCTCTTCTTGGCATACAAATGCCGCGTAACGCGAATCGAATGCTTGACGTCCTTGGTATGATATTCACTGAACCACATTTCCATAGCAATTCTCTCCTATTTCAGAACGTTCAGCCGCGTAATTGAGGGGTCTTCCGGACCCGTCATGCTGCAGCCCTTGCTTTTTGCGTATTCAATATAATCCAGTATCTCTCCGGTAATTCTTTCGCCCGGCGCAAGAACGGGAATTCCAGGGGGGTAGCACATAACAAATTCGCTGCATATTCTGCCCTCTGTTTCACGCAGCGTGAGACTGACCTTTTCGGCATAAAAAGCCTCCTGCGGGGACATAAGCACTATCGGGTCAATATATTCCTGGGAAAGCATGCCCGTCGCGTCCTTCTGAAAGCGCCGGCGGATTTCCGCCAGTGCGCTGACGAGGCGTTCCACCTCCTGAGAGCGGTCGCCTATTGAAAGATAGGCAAGAATATTGCCTATATCGCCGAATTCAATCTGAATATCGTACTCGTCGCGGAGAAGGTCATAGACCTCAATACCGGCGAGACCGATATCAAGCGTATGTACGGAAAGCTTTGTCGCGTCGAAATCAAAAACGGAATCCCCGTTCCTGAGCTCGCTGCCGAACGCGTAATAGCCGCCGATTGCGTTTATTTCCTCGCGGGCGTACTCCGCCATGTCCGCGACCTGGTGAAACACCGCATTGCCGCGCAAAGCAAGATTGCGGCGTGAAATGTCAAGACTGCTCATCAGCAGATAGCTTCCCGACGTTGTCTGCGTTAAGTTGATAATCTGCCGTACGTAGCCTTCATTAACGTTGGGACCTGTCAGCAGCAGACTTGACTGCGTCAGGCTGCCGCCGCTCTTGTGCATGGACACCGACGACATATCGGCGCCGGCTTCCATTGCGGATACGGGCAGCCCGTTTCCGAAATAGAAATGCGTGCCGTGCGCTTCGTCAGCAAGGCAAAGCATACCCGCTTCATGTGCCATCTTTACAACGGCGCGGATATTTGAGCAGATGCCGTAATAAGTAGGATTGTTCACGAGAACCGCGACAGCGTTCGGATGTTCTTTAATTGCTTTCTTCAAAGACTCCTGCGTCATGCCGAGTGAAATGCCCAGCCGCTGGTCTACGTCGGGATTTACGTACACAGGCACGGCTCCGCTGAGAACAAGGGCATTGATTACGCTGCGGTGGACGTTTCGGGGCAGAATGATTTCATCGCCGCGCTTGCAGACGGTAAGTATCATTGCCTGAACGGAACTTGTGGTGCCGCCCACCATCAGAAATGCGTTGGAAGCGCCGAACGCTTCAGCCGCCAGTTCCTCCGCCTCCCTGATAACTGAAACGGGGTGGCAGAGATTGTCCAGCGGTTTCATGCTGTTGACGTCAACCTCAAGACATTGCTGACCCAAAAAAGCGGTCAGCTCCGGATTGCCTCTCCCGTGCTTATGCCCCGGTACGTCAAACGGTACCACACGCATATTGCGGAACTGCTGCAAGGCTGTAAAAATCGGTGCGCGTCTCTGATCCAAACGAGTATTGCCCATGGTCTCTCCTTCTGTAAATCAATAAAAAACGCAGTTTGTGCAAGGCACAAACTGCGTGTCATAACTGCAGAATACAACCCGTTGGGTTAGTGATGAGGCTTCTGCCGTATTTTACGGGATTATCAGAGTCTATACAGTAAACACTATTAATACTCTTATTGACCGTTTCACAAGTTTGTGCTTTTAACACTGTTTGAAATAAACAACTCATAAAATTTGCGCTCTCGGCGCAAACAGCGGGGCGGCTGCCGCATTGTCCGCGGTGCCTCGCTCAAAACAGGAGCCGGTCAACAAAAACGCGTGAATAGATGCTCGTCGATAATCCGTATCAATCTCCTGCTTCCAAGTTTATCCTACTACGCGTTACAGCTTTTGTCAATTGCAGTATAATTTCTTTTACAACAAACGGCGCGGAAT
Encoded proteins:
- a CDS encoding aminotransferase class I/II-fold pyridoxal phosphate-dependent enzyme, whose translation is MFTALQQFRNMRVVPFDVPGHKHGRGNPELTAFLGQQCLEVDVNSMKPLDNLCHPVSVIREAEELAAEAFGASNAFLMVGGTTSSVQAMILTVCKRGDEIILPRNVHRSVINALVLSGAVPVYVNPDVDQRLGISLGMTQESLKKAIKEHPNAVAVLVNNPTYYGICSNIRAVVKMAHEAGMLCLADEAHGTHFYFGNGLPVSAMEAGADMSSVSMHKSGGSLTQSSLLLTGPNVNEGYVRQIINLTQTTSGSYLLMSSLDISRRNLALRGNAVFHQVADMAEYAREEINAIGGYYAFGSELRNGDSVFDFDATKLSVHTLDIGLAGIEVYDLLRDEYDIQIEFGDIGNILAYLSIGDRSQEVERLVSALAEIRRRFQKDATGMLSQEYIDPIVLMSPQEAFYAEKVSLTLRETEGRICSEFVMCYPPGIPVLAPGERITGEILDYIEYAKSKGCSMTGPEDPSITRLNVLK